One Paenibacillus riograndensis SBR5 DNA segment encodes these proteins:
- a CDS encoding SpoIIE family protein phosphatase — MRILIVDDNPTNVIIIREILKKENYRNFITAASAKEMLKLLGIGSENEEKRSRQSDIDLILLDMMMPEMDGIEACRVVQQHEHLRDIPIIMVTAVGDSKKLAEALDAGAVDYVTKPINKVELMARIRLALRLKREKDWHVERDQRIQDELKLAALVQNAVLSLPLKDEAFEVHAIYQPSFELAGDLYAWYPLGDGRYAVILLDMMGHGISSSLFCMFLASVLKDTVTTYVQPEKVIQELNRRFNQLYIEKQLVQYYFTAIYLVIDTRLKRIDYVNAGHPPGLFFEGGAAKPVLLESNCHPVGLFDSIEIQPQTLTFEDEGHLVLYTDGLLEMAEGGQEEQLEFMTSHLNGGHEWLEEPMRAAFFNEAPNQERDDDKCLVWISLKKGTDPE, encoded by the coding sequence TTGAGAATTTTGATCGTAGACGATAATCCGACCAACGTAATCATTATCCGTGAAATTCTAAAAAAAGAGAATTACCGGAATTTTATAACCGCAGCTTCTGCCAAAGAAATGCTCAAACTGCTGGGTATCGGCTCAGAAAATGAAGAGAAGCGTTCCAGACAGTCCGATATAGATTTGATTCTGCTGGATATGATGATGCCGGAGATGGATGGGATTGAAGCCTGCCGGGTTGTCCAGCAGCATGAACATCTGCGGGATATCCCGATTATCATGGTTACCGCCGTCGGCGATTCCAAGAAGTTAGCGGAGGCGCTGGACGCCGGTGCTGTGGACTATGTGACCAAGCCGATTAACAAGGTTGAGCTGATGGCGCGTATCCGGCTGGCGCTGCGCCTGAAACGCGAGAAGGATTGGCATGTGGAGCGGGATCAGCGGATACAGGATGAGCTGAAGCTGGCCGCCCTGGTGCAGAATGCGGTTCTCAGTCTGCCGCTGAAGGATGAGGCGTTTGAAGTCCATGCCATCTATCAGCCGTCATTTGAACTCGCGGGGGACCTGTATGCCTGGTATCCCCTGGGGGATGGACGGTATGCCGTTATTCTGCTGGATATGATGGGACACGGGATTTCCTCGTCACTGTTCTGCATGTTTTTGGCCTCCGTGCTCAAGGATACCGTAACCACCTATGTGCAGCCGGAGAAAGTCATTCAGGAGCTGAACCGGCGTTTTAACCAGCTATATATCGAGAAGCAGCTGGTGCAGTATTATTTTACCGCGATCTATCTTGTCATCGATACCCGGCTGAAACGCATTGACTACGTGAATGCCGGACACCCGCCCGGGCTCTTCTTTGAAGGGGGAGCCGCCAAACCGGTTTTACTGGAGAGCAACTGCCATCCTGTGGGTTTATTCGACAGTATTGAGATCCAGCCGCAGACCCTGACCTTTGAGGATGAAGGCCACTTGGTGCTGTATACGGACGGGTTGCTGGAAATGGCCGAGGGCGGCCAGGAAGAACAGCTGGAATTTATGACCTCTCATTTGAATGGGGGGCATGAATGGCTGGAAGAGCCAATGCGTGCCGCTTTCTTCAATGAGGCTCCTAATCAGGAGCGGGACGATGATAAATGCCTGGTATGGATTTCGCTGAAGAAAGGAACAGATCCGGAATGA
- a CDS encoding general stress protein: MDSIRTQAYAKLLENGIQAIEEVNRLLGSGYTRDDLYVISHNEDREGRIADAADTNEVGLHEEGLFGAIANMFRSRGDALRNKITSLGFSAAEAAYYEKELDSGKVLVIAKKNLH, from the coding sequence ATGGATTCAATCCGTACGCAGGCTTATGCCAAGCTGCTGGAGAATGGTATTCAGGCGATAGAAGAAGTGAACCGGCTGTTGGGCAGCGGCTACACAAGGGATGACCTCTATGTAATCAGCCATAATGAGGACCGCGAAGGCCGGATTGCGGATGCTGCGGATACGAATGAAGTGGGATTGCATGAAGAGGGGCTGTTCGGCGCAATTGCCAACATGTTCCGCTCGCGGGGTGACGCGCTCCGGAACAAGATCACGTCACTGGGATTCAGTGCCGCAGAAGCGGCATATTACGAGAAAGAGCTTGATTCGGGCAAGGTTCTCGTGATCGCCAAAAAAAATCTGCATTAA
- a CDS encoding DUF948 domain-containing protein → MIIDLSVALVAIAFAVLVFFLIKTLKSAKESLDKVSQTLQEVQKTIDELTYEVKTTVRHANDITADVQNKIQKIDPIVDSVKNLGDVMNELTLTVKQVSVTVIEKYRKSRELKEKAKAVSIENTPLTPAEERTVKSYETVNAKKAPGKIAMALKGVDTAAAIWQKFRH, encoded by the coding sequence ATGATCATTGATCTTAGCGTCGCACTGGTTGCGATTGCATTCGCCGTACTTGTCTTCTTTTTAATTAAAACCTTGAAATCAGCGAAGGAATCCCTCGACAAGGTCAGCCAGACTCTGCAGGAAGTTCAGAAAACGATCGATGAGCTTACGTATGAAGTGAAAACAACGGTCAGACACGCTAACGATATTACCGCAGATGTTCAAAACAAAATTCAAAAGATTGATCCGATTGTCGATTCCGTGAAGAACCTTGGCGATGTCATGAACGAATTGACACTGACTGTGAAGCAGGTATCCGTAACTGTAATTGAGAAATACCGCAAATCGCGTGAGCTGAAGGAAAAGGCCAAGGCTGTATCTATAGAAAATACTCCGCTTACTCCTGCGGAAGAACGGACCGTGAAATCCTACGAGACTGTAAATGCCAAGAAAGCTCCAGGAAAGATCGCCATGGCACTAAAAGGCGTAGACACAGCTGCTGCCATCTGGCAGAAATTCCGTCATTAA
- a CDS encoding DUF1328 domain-containing protein has translation MLKWSVILLVIALIAGIFGFFNVVAAAVGIAKVLFYIFLILFIVSLFMGRRGRSL, from the coding sequence ATGCTAAAATGGTCGGTAATTCTGCTCGTCATAGCTTTAATCGCCGGTATTTTCGGATTCTTCAATGTTGTTGCAGCCGCTGTAGGCATTGCAAAGGTACTGTTCTACATCTTCCTGATTCTGTTCATCGTTTCACTCTTCATGGGACGCAGGGGAAGATCGTTGTAA
- a CDS encoding C40 family peptidase — protein MIVPHKRIAASLLVSASLALSSGVFNPQQVQAASVAANSSITASAAQTGVIISSVRLRSEPSTSGKVLKYLNKGDQVAILEETNSYWYKVRTAGGDVGYTSRGEQYISVAAAPAAQTGVIQATVRLREAPSTSGQVIGYLYTGDRVTIVEETNSYWYKVRTANGNVGYTSSSDQYIAADGGTATPAPAPAPVPTPAPAPTPVPAPAPVPTAPPQANVIESVIAAGMGYLGTPYEFGSSRSDTSTFDCSDFIRQIFMDAANLKLPADSRQQGDWIKQNSTVVTDISGLKRGDLMFFMDYKGSSDSAYAGIDKSTARITHVAMYLGDGQLLQTYSVASGGVRVDKLSASWMKRFLYGGSVIR, from the coding sequence ATGATCGTACCACATAAAAGGATAGCAGCATCGCTGCTCGTCTCGGCATCACTTGCACTGTCATCCGGAGTATTCAATCCTCAGCAGGTGCAGGCGGCTTCTGTTGCTGCTAATTCATCTATTACAGCATCTGCAGCGCAAACAGGTGTGATTATATCTTCTGTCCGTCTGCGCTCAGAGCCGTCGACAAGCGGGAAAGTGCTGAAATATTTGAATAAAGGCGACCAGGTGGCCATTCTTGAAGAAACGAACAGCTATTGGTATAAAGTCAGAACAGCAGGCGGCGACGTGGGGTATACCAGCAGGGGAGAGCAGTATATCAGTGTGGCTGCAGCCCCGGCAGCTCAAACGGGAGTGATTCAAGCAACTGTCCGGCTTCGGGAGGCCCCCTCAACCAGCGGACAGGTGATAGGCTATTTATACACAGGTGACCGGGTAACTATTGTGGAAGAAACGAATAGTTACTGGTATAAGGTGAGAACGGCAAATGGCAATGTTGGTTATACCAGCTCGTCGGATCAGTACATTGCAGCGGATGGGGGAACAGCAACACCGGCTCCAGCTCCGGCGCCTGTACCAACTCCGGCGCCAGCCCCAACGCCTGTGCCGGCGCCAGCCCCGGTGCCTACGGCTCCTCCGCAGGCGAATGTAATTGAGAGTGTAATCGCCGCCGGTATGGGTTATCTTGGGACTCCTTATGAGTTCGGCTCCAGCCGCAGCGATACCAGCACCTTCGATTGCTCCGATTTCATCCGGCAGATCTTCATGGACGCAGCCAATCTGAAGCTTCCTGCCGATTCGCGGCAGCAAGGAGATTGGATCAAGCAGAACAGTACGGTAGTGACGGATATCTCGGGGCTCAAGCGCGGGGATCTGATGTTTTTTATGGATTATAAAGGCAGCTCGGATTCAGCTTATGCCGGAATTGACAAGTCTACGGCAAGAATTACGCATGTGGCTATGTATTTGGGTGACGGCCAGCTGCTCCAGACTTATTCCGTGGCCTCCGGCGGCGTACGGGTTGATAAATTAAGCGCTTCTTGGATGAAACGTTTCCTTTACGGAGGTTCGGTCATCCGCTAA
- a CDS encoding cation diffusion facilitator family transporter, producing MADIYDDIRKGERGALISIIAYIILSAFKLISGYVFGSSALLADGFNNLTDIVASLAVLIGLRISRKPPDSDHTYGHFRAETVAALLASFIMAMVGIQVIVEAVRSLFEGAKETPQLWSAGVAVVCAAAMMGVYIYNKRLARQINNGALLAAAKDNFSDAMVSIGAAVGIVGAQFGLPWIDSAAAVAVGLLILKTAWDIFRDSTYRLTDGFDQDRLLDLRSTIARTPGVEGIKDLKARVHGNHVLVDVVVEVNAEITVMQGHEISDSIEERMSTLHNIMNVQVHVEPKQ from the coding sequence GTGGCTGATATCTATGATGATATTCGTAAAGGTGAACGGGGCGCTCTGATCAGCATTATCGCCTATATCATTCTTTCGGCCTTCAAACTGATCAGCGGCTATGTATTTGGCTCAAGCGCGCTGCTGGCGGACGGCTTCAACAACCTCACCGACATTGTGGCTTCGCTGGCGGTCTTGATCGGCCTGCGCATTTCGCGGAAGCCGCCTGATTCCGATCATACCTACGGGCATTTCCGCGCGGAGACGGTGGCGGCGCTGCTGGCTTCCTTTATCATGGCCATGGTCGGCATTCAGGTTATTGTGGAAGCGGTCCGCTCCTTGTTTGAAGGGGCCAAAGAAACCCCGCAGCTATGGTCTGCCGGGGTGGCGGTGGTGTGTGCCGCAGCCATGATGGGGGTATATATATATAACAAGCGGCTCGCCAGACAGATTAATAACGGTGCGCTGCTGGCAGCAGCCAAGGATAATTTCTCCGATGCCATGGTCAGCATAGGTGCTGCGGTAGGGATCGTCGGTGCGCAGTTCGGCTTGCCCTGGATTGATTCGGCCGCAGCCGTGGCCGTCGGCTTGCTCATTTTGAAGACGGCTTGGGATATTTTCCGCGATTCCACGTACCGCCTGACGGACGGATTCGATCAGGATCGATTGCTGGACCTGCGCAGCACGATTGCCCGGACACCCGGAGTCGAAGGCATCAAGGATTTAAAAGCCCGCGTTCACGGCAACCATGTGCTGGTGGATGTGGTTGTAGAAGTCAATGCCGAGATTACAGTAATGCAGGGCCATGAGATTAGCGACTCCATCGAGGAGCGGATGAGCACGCTTCATAATATTATGAATGTGCAGGTTCATGTGGAACCCAAGCAATAA
- a CDS encoding ABC-F family ATP-binding cassette domain-containing protein: MISTSGVTLRYGKRALFEDVNIKFTPGNCYGLIGANGAGKSTFLKILSGEIEANTGEVHMTPGERLAVLKQNHFEYDEYPVLETVIMGHTRLYDIMKEKDALYAKSDFSEADGLRAGELEGEFAELNGWDAEPDAAAMLIGLGIMREMHDKKMAELSGNEKVRVLLAQALFGRPNNLLLDEPTNHLDLESIGWLENFLMDYEGTVIVVSHDRHFLNKVCTHIADIDFGKIQMYVGNYDFWYESSQLAQALQRDANKKKEDKIKELQAFIQRFSANASKSKQATSRKKQLEKITLDDIRPSNRKYPFLNFKPEREAGKQLLTISGLTKTVEGEKMLDEFSIVVNKGDKIAFVGPNSQPKSLLFDIIMGEKEADAGEYTWGVTTTQAYFPKDNSSYFDGVNLNLVEWLRQYSKDQDETFLRGFLGRMLFAGEEALKKASVLSGGEKVRCMLAKMMLNGANVLVFDEPTNHLDLESITALNNGLIDFDGTILFTSHDHQFIQTIANRIIEITPAGVIDRTMTYDEYLENPEIKEMRARMYPVEV; the protein is encoded by the coding sequence ATGATCAGTACAAGCGGCGTAACACTCCGCTACGGAAAACGCGCACTATTTGAGGATGTAAACATAAAATTCACACCCGGCAACTGCTACGGCCTGATCGGGGCCAACGGTGCCGGCAAATCCACGTTCCTGAAAATTCTGTCCGGAGAGATTGAAGCCAATACCGGTGAAGTGCACATGACTCCTGGTGAGCGGCTGGCAGTTTTGAAGCAGAATCATTTCGAGTATGATGAATACCCGGTGCTGGAAACGGTAATCATGGGGCATACCCGCCTGTATGACATTATGAAAGAGAAGGATGCCCTCTATGCCAAAAGCGATTTCTCCGAAGCCGACGGCCTGCGCGCCGGTGAGCTTGAAGGGGAGTTCGCCGAGCTGAACGGCTGGGACGCCGAGCCGGATGCGGCGGCGATGCTGATCGGCCTTGGCATTATGCGCGAGATGCATGACAAAAAGATGGCCGAACTCAGCGGCAACGAGAAGGTCCGTGTTCTGCTGGCCCAGGCTCTGTTCGGGCGCCCGAACAACCTGCTGTTAGATGAGCCTACCAACCATTTGGATCTGGAATCCATCGGCTGGCTGGAGAACTTCCTCATGGATTATGAGGGCACTGTTATTGTTGTATCCCATGACCGCCACTTCCTGAACAAGGTATGTACCCATATTGCGGACATTGACTTCGGCAAAATCCAGATGTATGTCGGCAACTACGACTTCTGGTACGAGTCCAGCCAGCTTGCGCAGGCGCTGCAGCGTGACGCGAACAAGAAGAAGGAAGACAAGATCAAGGAGCTGCAGGCGTTTATCCAGCGCTTCTCGGCCAATGCTTCCAAGTCCAAGCAGGCAACCTCCCGCAAGAAGCAGCTGGAAAAGATTACGCTGGACGATATCCGCCCATCGAACCGGAAATATCCGTTCCTCAACTTCAAGCCTGAGCGTGAGGCCGGCAAGCAGCTGCTTACGATCAGCGGCCTGACCAAAACAGTTGAAGGCGAAAAAATGCTGGATGAATTCAGCATTGTGGTCAATAAAGGCGACAAAATCGCTTTTGTCGGTCCAAATTCCCAGCCGAAATCCCTGCTGTTCGACATCATCATGGGGGAGAAGGAAGCCGACGCCGGAGAGTATACCTGGGGGGTTACAACCACCCAGGCTTATTTCCCGAAGGACAACTCCAGTTACTTCGACGGGGTGAATCTGAACCTGGTGGAATGGCTGCGCCAATATTCCAAGGATCAGGACGAAACCTTCCTGCGCGGATTTCTGGGCCGGATGCTCTTTGCCGGTGAGGAAGCGCTGAAGAAGGCCAGTGTGCTGTCCGGGGGCGAGAAGGTCCGCTGTATGCTGGCCAAGATGATGCTGAACGGGGCGAATGTGCTCGTATTTGATGAGCCTACCAACCACTTGGATCTGGAGTCGATCACTGCGCTGAACAACGGGCTGATTGATTTTGACGGTACCATCCTGTTCACTTCCCATGACCATCAGTTCATCCAGACGATTGCCAACCGTATCATTGAAATTACACCGGCAGGGGTTATTGACCGCACCATGACCTATGATGAATATCTGGAGAATCCGGAAATCAAGGAAATGCGCGCCCGTATGTATCCTGTAGAGGTGTAA
- a CDS encoding MBL fold metallo-hydrolase: MARVRYNNIDNVSTDKTLKQLRQWREERRMKKKDYSYKVPNLPPKLDYLSENRLDTTVTWIGHSTFLLQYEGVNIITDPVWARRLGFEKRITPPGIPLSGIPPVDLILISHSHYDHLHLASIRKLYKAGTTLVVPVGLKRKMVRKGFVNCLEMQWWEEIKVGAVKLTFVPTQHWTRRTPFDTNTSHWGGFVLEPAEPRKHPQGDGGSRKLPPNLYFAGDSGFFPGFKEIGRRFKLHVALMPIGAYEPEWFMSSQHVTPEEAIQAFLDVGAELMIPMHFGTFRLADDTAREALDRMEQARLAQGIAGERIRTLAYGETLIVHPEERMPGP; encoded by the coding sequence ATGGCCAGAGTACGCTACAATAACATCGACAATGTCAGTACGGATAAAACGCTTAAGCAGCTCCGCCAATGGCGCGAGGAACGGCGGATGAAGAAAAAGGATTACTCCTATAAAGTACCCAATCTTCCTCCAAAGCTGGACTATCTGTCGGAGAACCGTCTGGATACGACCGTTACCTGGATCGGGCATTCCACTTTTTTGCTTCAATATGAAGGGGTAAATATTATAACCGATCCTGTATGGGCCCGGCGGCTCGGGTTTGAGAAACGTATTACCCCGCCCGGGATTCCGCTCAGCGGGATTCCGCCCGTGGATCTGATTCTGATCTCCCACTCCCATTACGATCATCTGCATCTCGCTTCTATCCGTAAGCTGTACAAGGCGGGAACTACGCTTGTGGTGCCGGTGGGGCTGAAGCGCAAGATGGTGCGCAAAGGGTTTGTGAACTGCCTGGAAATGCAGTGGTGGGAGGAGATAAAGGTAGGTGCGGTGAAGCTGACCTTTGTCCCGACGCAGCACTGGACGCGGCGGACGCCGTTCGATACCAATACCTCGCACTGGGGCGGCTTTGTGCTGGAGCCTGCTGAACCCCGCAAGCATCCCCAGGGAGACGGAGGCTCGCGAAAGCTGCCGCCCAATCTGTATTTTGCCGGGGACAGCGGCTTTTTCCCGGGGTTCAAGGAGATTGGCAGGCGCTTCAAGCTGCATGTGGCGCTGATGCCGATCGGGGCCTATGAGCCGGAATGGTTCATGAGCTCACAGCATGTGACCCCTGAGGAGGCCATTCAGGCCTTTTTGGATGTTGGCGCAGAGCTGATGATTCCGATGCATTTCGGAACCTTCCGTCTGGCCGATGACACCGCGCGTGAGGCGCTGGACCGGATGGAGCAGGCGCGGCTGGCACAGGGGATTGCCGGGGAGCGGATACGCACGCTGGCCTACGGGGAAACGCTGATTGTGCATCCCGAGGAACGCATGCCTGGCCCATAG
- a CDS encoding virulence factor, with the protein MKITFIEPTPSPNTMKLHLDETLEPGVRRTYTPESQRSAPSWAREMLTIPGVTSIYHAADFAALERKGSADWAAILREVQTRFGAEGLSADFNLEDENAGAHFGESQVFVQMFRGIPIQIRVKTGASEERIALSARFTKAVTDVASAVLIKERKLTDYGVRYGEPETIAREVEQELEAAYPQERLDSLVQQAIAHGAGGEFVEQREKKDQAELLRDLKDEDWRVRYAALEDLAPTAELLPELRAALHDPKLHIRRLAVVYLGDIRTPEAMELLYEAMADSAPAVRRTAGDTLSDIGDPAATPMMTASLTDKSKLVRWRAARFLYEVGTAEAQEALSLAVDDPEFEVGLQARMALERIASGEEAAGTVWQQMSERRRT; encoded by the coding sequence ATGAAGATTACATTTATAGAACCGACTCCAAGTCCCAATACGATGAAGCTTCATCTGGATGAGACTCTGGAGCCCGGAGTCCGCCGTACCTATACACCGGAAAGCCAGCGTTCCGCCCCTTCCTGGGCGCGGGAAATGCTCACGATTCCGGGCGTTACCAGCATTTATCACGCTGCCGATTTCGCTGCACTGGAGCGCAAAGGCAGCGCTGACTGGGCCGCCATTCTCCGCGAGGTCCAGACCCGGTTCGGCGCAGAGGGCTTAAGTGCAGACTTCAACCTGGAGGATGAGAATGCCGGTGCACACTTCGGGGAATCGCAGGTATTCGTGCAGATGTTCCGCGGCATCCCGATCCAGATCCGCGTCAAAACCGGCGCGAGTGAGGAGCGCATCGCCCTCTCCGCCCGGTTCACAAAGGCGGTAACGGATGTCGCCAGCGCCGTACTGATCAAAGAGCGCAAGCTCACCGATTACGGCGTGCGGTACGGCGAGCCTGAGACCATCGCGCGCGAGGTCGAGCAGGAGCTGGAAGCGGCGTATCCGCAGGAACGCCTCGACTCCCTCGTGCAGCAGGCCATCGCGCACGGGGCCGGCGGCGAGTTCGTCGAGCAGCGGGAGAAGAAGGATCAGGCCGAGCTGCTGCGAGACCTGAAGGACGAGGACTGGCGCGTGCGCTACGCCGCGCTGGAGGACCTTGCGCCGACGGCAGAGCTCCTGCCGGAGCTGCGCGCGGCGCTGCACGACCCCAAGCTGCATATCCGCAGGCTGGCGGTCGTGTACCTGGGCGACATCCGCACGCCCGAGGCGATGGAGCTGCTCTATGAGGCGATGGCAGACAGCGCCCCGGCCGTGCGGCGCACGGCCGGAGACACGCTGTCCGACATCGGCGATCCCGCAGCGACGCCGATGATGACGGCGTCGCTCACGGACAAGAGCAAGCTGGTCCGCTGGCGGGCAGCGCGCTTCCTCTATGAGGTCGGCACGGCCGAGGCTCAGGAGGCATTAAGCCTGGCTGTGGACGACCCGGAATTCGAGGTAGGTCTGCAGGCCAGAATGGCGCTGGAGCGCATCGCCTCCGGTGAAGAGGCTGCCGGTACTGTATGGCAGCAGATGTCGGAGCGCCGGAGAACCTAA
- a CDS encoding amino acid permease, which produces MQVRNNNQPHQPGQNSNTSAPGLRKTFKARHLTMIALGGSIGTGLFLASGGAIASSGPGGALLAYTAVGIMVYFLMTSLGELATYLPDSGSFSTYGTRFVSPAFGFAIGWNFWYNWAVTIAAELSAATVIIKYWFPDSPSILWSLLFLLLMFGLNFLSARGYGESEYWFAIIKIITVIVFLTVGVLMIFGILGGKAVGFSNFQLGGSSFHGGFFAFVGVFMAAGFSFQGTELVGVAAGESENPRRNVPLAIRRVFWRILIFYIFAILVIGLLIPYTNPDLLRSGIDDIGVSPFTIVFNKAGLAIAASVMNAVILSSVLSAGNSGMYASTRVLYAMAKDGMAPRALGRLNRRGVPVGALLVTTAVGMLAFLASFFGDGAVYNWLLNASGMCGFINWLGIAVCHYRFRRAFVKQGHSLEELPYRARWFPFGPIFALVLCLIAVFGQNLGAFNGGSIDWYGILVSYISLPLFLLIWFGYRWFRKSRIVPLDQCDLSTHPE; this is translated from the coding sequence ATGCAAGTCAGGAACAACAATCAGCCGCACCAACCGGGGCAGAACAGCAATACATCCGCGCCGGGGCTGCGCAAAACCTTCAAGGCCAGACATTTAACCATGATCGCCCTCGGCGGCTCCATCGGAACCGGACTGTTCCTCGCCAGCGGCGGTGCGATCGCCTCTTCGGGTCCGGGAGGCGCCCTGCTGGCTTACACTGCTGTCGGCATTATGGTGTATTTTCTGATGACCAGCCTGGGTGAGCTGGCAACTTACTTGCCGGACTCCGGCTCTTTCAGCACCTACGGCACGCGGTTTGTCAGCCCCGCCTTCGGCTTTGCCATCGGCTGGAACTTCTGGTACAACTGGGCGGTCACTATCGCTGCAGAGCTATCCGCTGCCACTGTCATTATTAAGTACTGGTTCCCGGACAGCCCTTCCATCCTCTGGAGCCTTCTGTTTCTGCTGCTGATGTTCGGACTCAACTTTTTGTCTGCACGCGGCTATGGGGAATCGGAATACTGGTTTGCCATTATCAAAATCATTACCGTTATCGTCTTTCTAACGGTCGGTGTGTTGATGATCTTCGGTATTTTGGGCGGCAAGGCGGTTGGTTTCAGCAACTTCCAGCTTGGCGGCAGTTCTTTCCACGGCGGATTTTTTGCCTTCGTTGGCGTCTTCATGGCTGCGGGCTTCTCGTTCCAGGGGACTGAACTTGTCGGGGTCGCCGCAGGTGAGAGTGAAAATCCGCGCCGGAATGTGCCGCTGGCCATCCGCCGGGTGTTCTGGCGCATTCTAATCTTCTATATCTTCGCCATACTTGTCATCGGGCTGCTGATCCCTTACACCAACCCCGATCTGCTCCGCAGCGGAATTGATGATATCGGCGTCAGCCCGTTCACGATTGTCTTCAATAAAGCAGGACTTGCGATTGCGGCATCTGTCATGAACGCAGTCATCCTGAGTTCAGTGCTGTCAGCCGGGAACTCGGGCATGTATGCTTCCACCCGCGTCCTGTATGCGATGGCCAAGGACGGCATGGCCCCGCGTGCCCTCGGCAGACTCAACCGCCGCGGGGTACCTGTAGGTGCGCTGCTGGTTACCACTGCAGTCGGCATGCTGGCTTTTCTGGCCTCATTCTTTGGCGACGGGGCGGTCTATAACTGGCTGCTCAATGCATCCGGTATGTGCGGCTTCATTAACTGGCTGGGCATCGCCGTGTGCCATTACCGTTTCCGCCGCGCTTTTGTGAAGCAGGGACATTCGCTGGAGGAACTGCCTTACCGGGCCAGATGGTTCCCTTTTGGCCCGATCTTCGCACTGGTCCTATGCCTCATTGCTGTTTTTGGCCAGAATCTCGGCGCTTTCAACGGCGGAAGCATCGACTGGTACGGCATCCTTGTCTCCTATATCAGTCTGCCGTTGTTCCTGCTGATCTGGTTCGGCTACCGCTGGTTCCGCAAGAGCCGCATTGTCCCGCTGGATCAATGCGACCTAAGCACGCATCCGGAGTAA
- a CDS encoding transglutaminase domain-containing protein, producing MKKRYTLVKAMLGGMLVCAALPPALYWGWDHAYAASTSAVLQSGAEMAQKLTAAMNNRRENITFVYEGKTTNLKSQVQKAIDQAMGSDPYLYYIIDSYAFSYRGSSRSAKVTVQVAYRETLQQTALVNKQVKTLLQQIITPGMNQHQKVKVIHDWVVLHLQYDNTYRKYTAYEGLQTGSAVCQGYSLLTYKLLLGAGIPNKIVEGTAKPEGGVAQSHAWNLVQLDGRWYHLDTTWDDPTPSPEGGVSTVYYMRTDAQMRRDHSWTKSYPAASVGYAQTLSELVSRGGQSVPVYQELQKKLDYRLYEEDEVITSAAELNTLVREAAASGKQSLLFRYRGSEKLLKIDLQGLYSLGLENLAYTSSPFDNTGDLKVYVTWK from the coding sequence ATGAAAAAACGATATACACTGGTCAAAGCCATGCTTGGAGGAATGCTGGTATGCGCTGCTCTGCCGCCTGCCCTGTACTGGGGCTGGGATCATGCTTACGCCGCCAGCACTTCAGCGGTGCTGCAATCGGGGGCGGAGATGGCCCAGAAGCTGACTGCAGCCATGAATAACCGCAGAGAGAACATTACGTTCGTATACGAAGGCAAGACAACCAACCTGAAATCCCAGGTGCAGAAGGCGATTGACCAGGCGATGGGCAGCGATCCTTACCTCTATTATATTATCGACAGCTACGCTTTTTCGTATCGCGGAAGCAGCCGGTCGGCCAAGGTAACAGTGCAGGTGGCGTACCGGGAGACGCTGCAGCAGACGGCTCTGGTGAACAAGCAGGTGAAAACCCTTTTACAGCAGATCATTACCCCTGGAATGAACCAGCACCAGAAGGTGAAGGTGATCCATGACTGGGTGGTGCTGCATTTGCAATATGATAACACATACCGCAAATATACCGCCTATGAAGGATTGCAGACCGGCAGCGCCGTTTGCCAGGGGTATTCGCTTTTGACCTACAAATTGCTCCTTGGCGCAGGCATCCCGAACAAAATTGTGGAAGGTACGGCAAAACCAGAGGGAGGCGTTGCCCAGTCACATGCCTGGAATCTGGTGCAATTGGACGGACGCTGGTACCATTTGGACACAACCTGGGACGATCCAACTCCCAGCCCGGAGGGTGGCGTCAGCACGGTCTACTACATGAGGACAGACGCCCAGATGCGCCGTGACCACAGCTGGACCAAATCCTACCCGGCAGCGTCTGTCGGCTATGCCCAGACCCTGTCCGAACTGGTCAGCCGCGGCGGGCAGAGCGTGCCGGTATACCAGGAGCTTCAAAAAAAGCTCGATTACCGGCTGTACGAGGAGGATGAGGTGATTACTTCTGCGGCAGAGCTGAATACGCTCGTGCGTGAGGCGGCTGCTTCCGGCAAGCAATCCCTGTTATTCCGTTACCGGGGCAGTGAAAAACTGCTCAAAATAGATCTGCAGGGGCTTTACAGCTTAGGCCTGGAGAACTTGGCCTACACCAGCTCCCCGTTTGACAACACCGGGGATTTGAAGGTTTATGTGACCTGGAAGTAG